In Solanum pennellii chromosome 7, SPENNV200, the following are encoded in one genomic region:
- the LOC107023963 gene encoding uncharacterized protein LOC107023963 produces MAVLCCATSAYPTLTLRVTSAKAAVHSSSRVSVPQLHHSDSPFVPEVNKAVDSLSKEFREVDNLVARNTARVLRAFQRVKVGSHHFGGSTGYGHEEAGGREALDQAFAEIVGAESAIVRSQFFSGTHAITCALFAFLRPGDELLAIAGAPYDTLEEVIGKRDSGGLGSLKDFGVEYREVPLAEDGGLDWDALKTSIRPHTKCALIQRSCGYSWRRSLSVTEIGRAIDIIKMQNPGCMVMVDNCYGEFVDDIEPPMVGADLIAGSLIKNPGGTIAPCGGYVAGRKKWVEAAAARLSAPGLGVDCGSTPGDIMRTLFQGLFLSPQMVGEAIKGSFLIAEVMAAKGYKVQPLCRIKRHDTVQAVQLGNRENLLSFCEAVQRSSPVSSFIRPVAGVTAGYASEVIFADGTFIDGSTSELSCDGPLREPFSVFCQGGTHWTQWGLVLGEVLKSL; encoded by the exons ATGGCGGTCTTATGCTGCGCCACCTCTGCTTATCCTACGCTTACTCTGAGAGTAACTTCTGCTAAAGCTGCAGTGCATTCGAGCTCTCGAGTTTCAGTTCCTCAGCTGCATCATTCCGATTCCCCGTTTGTTCCCGAG GTTAATAAGGCTGTTGATTCTTTGTCAAAAGAGTTCAGAGAAGTTGACAATTTAGTGGCACGCAATACTGCACGAGTTTTGAGAGCTTTCCAAAGGGTCAAGGTTGGGTCTCAT CACTTTGGTGGTAGCACTGGCTATGGTCATGAAGAAGCTGGTGGGCGTGAAGCCTTGGACCAGGCTTTTGCAGAAATTGTTGGTGCTGAGTCTGCAATTGTTCGATCACAG TTCTTCTCAGGTACTCATGCAATCACTTGTGCCTTATTCGCTTTCTTAAGACCAGGGGATGAG TTGTTAGCGATAGCTGGTGCACCTTATGATACTCTGGAGGAAGTAATTGGAAAAAGGGACTCTGGTGGATTGGGTTCCTTGAAAGATTTTGGAGTAGAATACCGGGAAGTCCCA CTTGCAGAGGATGGCGGGCTTGATTGGGATGCACTTAAAACCTCTATAAGACCTCACACTAAGTGTGCACTCATACAGAGATCATGTGGTTATTCCTGGCGTCGCAGTTTGAGTGTCACTGAGATAGGTCGGGCAATCGATATAATCAAG ATGCAGAACCCAGGCTGCATGGTCATGGTAGATAACTGCTATGGTGAATTTGTTGACGACATCGAACCTCCTATGGTG GGTGCTGACCTAATTGCTGGAAGTTTGATTAAAAATCCGGGTGGAACGATTGCACCATGTGGTGGATATGTTGCGGGAAGGAAAAAATGGGTAGAAGCAGCAGCTGCCCGTCTCTCGGCCCCAGGACTTGGAGTTGATTGCGGTTCTACCCCTGGTGATATAATGAGAACTTTATTTCAGGGTTTATTCCTCTCACCTCAAATGGTTGGTGAAGCAATAAAG GGAAGCTTCCTGATAGCTGAAGTCATGGCGGCTAAAGGATATAAAGTGCAGCCACTTTGCCGGATCAAGCGTCATGACACAGTGCAG GCTGTACAACTTGGAAATCGTGAGAATCTACTTTCCTTTTGCGAGGCTGTTCAAAGAAGTTCTCCTGTCAGCTCTTTTATCAGGCCTGTTGCAGGTGTAACTGCTGGCTATGCATCTGAG GTAATTTTTGCTGATGGAACCTTCATTGATGGAAGTACTAGCGAGCTCTCATGTGATGGACCACTAAGAGAGCCTTTCTCTGTTTTCTGTCAG GGTGGCACTCATTGGACGCAGTGGGGACTAGTTCTGGGGGAGGTTTTGAAATCTCTATGA
- the LOC107026321 gene encoding ADP-ribosylation factor GTPase-activating protein AGD5 has translation MNEKANVTKELNAKHRKILEGLLKLPENRECADCKAKGPRWASVNLGIFICMQCSGIHRSLGVHISKVRSATLDTWLPEQVAFIHSMGNERSNSYWEAELPPNYDRVGIENFIRAKYEEKRWVPKDGIQKSPSRVQEERASVQWQQNNDRSGRIHAASSGCASDERKNIQASKMKQDVPAARVSIPVPPRGPEHVTSGQIANQTSQKAEPVAVTEPAKQVLEAANPPKVDYATDLFDMLSMDCPTDNGSEAASTDDNSWAGFQSAQEATKAENTGVTNSVDQKKSQSAAASGIEDLFKDLPSIVPSASSQKPQKDAKNDIMSLFDKSNIVSPFAMHQQQLAMLAQQQSLLMAAAAAGGAVRLPVNAQQSTNGTNMVNQNWPNLGYQFPGVIMPAAGKTELEKYMQVDNMGPAHVVGNSVPIPASSFYSMGQNTSSNGIVPPGPSKQAATPISSSSTQSTKEFDFSSLTQGMFTKR, from the exons ATGAATGAGAAGGCTAATGTTACTAAAGAGCTTAATGCGAAGCATAGAAAG ATACTAGAAGGACTTCTTAAGTTGCCCGAGAACAGGGAATGTGCAGATTGCAAAGCCAA GGGTCCTAGATGGGCAAGCGTGAACCTGGGAATATTTATATGCATGCAATGCTCTGGGATCCACAGAAGCCTGGGGGTGCACATATCAAAG GTCAGATCAGCTACACTAGACACATGGCTTCCTGAACAAGTTGCATTTATCCATT CAATGGGAAATGAGAGGTCAAATAGTTATTGGGAAGCAGAGCTGCCTCCAAATTATGATAGAGTTGGTATTGAGAATTTCATCCGAGCAAA ATATGAAGAGAAGAGGTGGGTCCCTAAGGATGGGATTCAAAAATCACCTTCCAGGGTTCAAGAAGAGAGGGCTTCGGTGCAATGGCAACAAAACAATGATAGAAGTGGGCGTATACATGCAGCTAGCTCAGGATGTGCATCTGACGAGAGGAAAAATATTCAAGCCTCGAAAATGAAGCAAGATGTACCTGCTGCTAGAGTCAGTATACCAGTGCCTCCTAGAGGACCAGAGCAT GTAACTTCAGGTCAGATTGCTAACCAGACAAGTCAGAAAGCAGAGCCAGTTGCAGTCACTGAACCAGCTAAGCAGGTTCTGGAAGCTGCCAATCCTCCTAAAGTTGATTATGCTACTGATCTATTTGACATGCTTTCTATGGATTGTCCAACTGACAATGGCTCAGAAGCAGCTTCTACCGATGATAACTCCTGGGCAGGCTTCCAGT CTGCTCAAGAAGCAACAAAAGCAGAAAATACTGGGGTTACAAACTCCGTTGATCAGAAGAAGTCTCAATCTGCTGCTGCTTCTGGAATTGAAGATTTATTCAAGGATTTACCATCAATTGTGCCTTCTGCCTCATCGCAGAAGCCACAGAAAGATGCTAAAAACGATATAATGAGCCTCTTCGACAAG TCCAATATTGTGTCACCTTTTGCTATGCATCAACAACAACTTGCTATGCTGGCGCAACAACAGTCTTTACTGATGGCTGCGGCTGCTGCAGGTGGTGCTGTAAGACTTCCTGTAAATGCACAACAAAGCACTAATGGCACCAATATGGTAAATCAGAACTGGCCAAATTTAGGCTATCAGTTCCCTGGAGTGATAATGCCAGCAGCTGGTAAGACTGAGCTGGAGAAATATATGCAG GTAGACAATATGGGACCAGCACATGTAGTTGGAAACTCTGTGCCAATTCCAGCATCCAG CTTCTACTCAATGGGACAGAACACTTCCAGCAACGGTATTGTGCCGCCAGGACCAAGCAAGCAAGCAGCTACCCCGATATCATCAAGCTCCACACAGTCAACAAAAGAATTCGACTTTTCATCTTTGACACAGGGTATGTTCACAAAACGCTGA
- the LOC107026225 gene encoding uncharacterized protein LOC107026225 — protein sequence MAAWTAAARQAANLSRFSASKSVSSTKQGALLIQRRGLAGGGDHHGPPKVNFWQDPMSPSKWKEEHFVIVSLTGWGLAFYGGYKLFTKGKKEKKEEKVGEGSH from the exons ATGGCGGCGTGGACGGCGGCGGCGAGGCAAGCAGCGAACCTATCTCGATTCTCAGCTTCTAAATCAGTTAGCTCAACGAAGCAAGGCGCTTTACTTATCCAGCGGCGCGGCCTTGCCGGTGGTGGTG ACCATCATGGACCTCCAAAGGTGAACTTTTGGCAGGATCCGATGAGTCCGTCTAAATGGAAAGAAGAGCAT TTTGTGATCGTCTCTCTTACTGGTTGGGGGTTGGCCTTCTATGGAGGTTATAAGCTCTTCACAAAgggaaagaaagagaagaaggaagAG AAAGTTGGTGAAGGATCCCACTAA
- the LOC107026224 gene encoding uncharacterized protein LOC107026224, which produces MTALAQILINLSPLKTPHDALYRKPNFLGLKLQRPSCCFTNLSARKVSICSSWYKLGAFKEKNSVLTDKNGIFTKEERWGCEKRMVFVKFKQGFGLDGIGDGGGGGRDNSETVRVLSNLVLAIGLTYLTMTGQLGWILDAIVSVWLLAVLLPILGLGAFIWWAGRDIVQSACPNCGNEFQIFKSTLNDEVQLCPFCTQPFSVVGNKFVRDPVTFSNQSTTFGQAFGDFSARSKKGKNSSVGIVDIEAEVKDAD; this is translated from the exons ATGACAGCACTTGCTCAAATTCTCATTAATTTATCACCCTTAAAAACACCACATGATGCTTTGTACAGAAAACCAAACTTTCTTGGGCTGAAATTACAGCGACCCAGTTGTTGTTTCACTAATTTAAGTGCAAGAAAAGTGTCAATTTGTAGTAGTTGGTATAAATTAGGAGCTTTTAAGGAGAAAAACTCAGTCTTGACAGATAAAAATGGGATTTTTACGAAGGAGGAGAGATGGGGTTGTGAGAAAAGAATGGTTTTTGTGAAATTTAAACAAGGTTTTGGATTGGATGGGATTGGTGATGGTGGGGGTGGTGGGAGGGATAATAGTGAGACTGTGAGAGTGTTGAGTAATCTTGTTTTAGCAATTGGGCTTACTTATCTTACTATGACTGGTCAGCTAGGTTGGATCTTGGATGCTATCGTTTCTGTTTGG CTCCTTGCAGTTCTACTTCCAATTTTAGGTTTGGGAGCTTTTATTTGGTGGGCTGGACGAGATATTGTTCAAAGCGCT TGCCCAAACTGCGGgaatgaatttcaaattttcaa GTCTACTTTAAATGATGAGGTTCAGCTTTGCCCTTTCTGTACTCAGCCATTCTCAG TTGTTGGCAATAAGTTCGTGAGAGACCCAGTAACGTTCTCCAACCAGTCAACTACATTTGGTCAAGCATTCGGTGATTTCAGTGCTCGTTCTAAGAAAG GTAAGAATTCCTCTGTCGGAATTGTTGATATAGAAGCAGAAGTTAAGGACGCGGACTAG
- the LOC107024471 gene encoding uncharacterized protein LOC107024471, whose product MAILFQSSSSSMLSIKIFLISTTVLSAAIMLKVSAPVVTEFAVSEVPSIWNGVVSWLKPPYLYLVINCIIITIVASSKLQNKLDENSSPVPAVVSPENSSQFHPIKDVRPVTDYYTPVLHDLNGSVLKNQAVEAEARPIVYEYPTAGVYDAKVEKVPEVNPYTSEKGTSFNTYPEPNEVVAEKDDFVISKSSWAPVMRQDSIDYSISGNLAEKPPASARFAHRRNVKSTPEGGKGALRVSKPKRQDTLESTWKTITEGRAMPLTRHLRKSDTWETYGGRNPVTPPQQKMKKSETFNDRTTPDSSPLLTPSPGGSGKLKKEPSLSQDELNRRVEAFIKKFNEDMRLQRQQSMQQYTQMINRGSH is encoded by the exons ATGGCGATTTTGTTTCAAAGTTCAAGTAGCTCCATGTTATCTatcaaaatttttctgatttcgACTACTGTTTTATCTGCTGCTATTATGTTAAAGGTGTCTGCTCCTGTTGTTACTGAATTTGCGGTCAGTGAAGTTCCGTCGATCTGGAACGGTGTCGTTTCGTGGCTTAAACCTCCGTATCTATACCTTGTTATCAACTGCATTATCATTACGATTGTAGCCTCTTCTAAGTTGCAGAACAAGCTTGATGAGAACTCATCTCCGGTGCCGGCGGTTGTTTCGCCGGAGAATTCGTCCCAGTTTCACCCGATTAAGGATGTAAGGCCGGTTACAGACTATTATACTCCGGTCCTTCATGACTTAAACGGCTCCGTGCTGAAGAATCAAGCAGTGGAGGCGGAGGCTAGACCGATAGTTTACGAGTACCCTACCGCTGGTGTTTATGATGCAAAGGTCGAGAAAGTTCCGGAAGTTAATCCGTACACATCGGAGAAAGGTACATCGTTCAACACCTATCCGGAGCCTAACGAAGTTGTTGCTGAAAAGGACGATTTCGTAATCTCGAAATCCTCTTGGGCGCCGGTGATGAGACAGGACTCTATTGATTATTCCATTTCAGGCAACTTGGCTGAGAAACCTCCTGCTTCTGCCAGATTCGCTCACCGGAGAAATGTCAAATCCACTCCTGAAG GTGGAAAGGGAGCATTGAGAGTATCAAAGCCTAAACGGCAAGACACGCTGGAGAGTACATGGAAGACGATAACGGAGGGCCGTGCAATGCCACTAACGAGGCACCTGAGGAAATCGGACACGTGGGAGACATACGGTGGTCGTAACCCGGTTACACCTCCACAGCAGAAGATGAAGAAATCCGAGACGTTCAATGACAGAACTACCCCTGACTCCTCGCCGTTGCTGACTCCGTCCCCGGGTGGTTCAGGGAAACTTAAGAAAGAGCCATCGCTAAGTCAAGACGAGCTGAACAGGCGAGTTGAAGCGTTTATTAAGAAGTTTAATGAAGATATGAGGTTGCAGAGGCAGCAGTCGATGCAACAGTATACTCAGATGATCAATCGAGGCTCACATTAG
- the LOC107026566 gene encoding transmembrane protein 184C-like, producing MELDLDRGQVTLIVSSICLMLTLHFSIQLVTEHFTSWKKPKEQKAIIIIVLMAPLYAIVSFIGLVDFMGSKPFFTFLESVKECYEAIVMAKFLGLMYTYLNISISKNIVPDEIKGRQIHHSFPMTLFQPHTAHLNHHTLKLLKNWTWQFVVIRPVCSILMIVLQMFGVYPSWVSWTFTIILNISVSLALYSLVVFYHVFAKELAPHKPLAKFLCVKGIVFFVFWQGILLSILVSLGIIKSHYFWLEVERLQEGMQNELVILEMVFFAILMRHAYSAAPYRAEAVTTTSEDATSGDKKNE from the exons ATGGAATTGGATCTGGATCGTGGGCAAGTCACACTGATAGTATCCAGTATATGTCTTATGCTGACTTTACATTTCAGCATACAGCTAGTGACAGAACATTTTACGTCATGGAAGAAGCCTAAAGAGCAAAAGGCCATAATTATTATCGTCCTCATGGCACCTTTGTACGCTATTGTCTCCTTCATTGGGTTGGTCGATTTCATGGGAAGCAAACCCTTTTTCACTTTCTTGGAATCTGTCAAAGAATGTTATGAAGCAATT GTGATGGCTAAGTTCCTGGGGTTGATGTACACTTACTTGAATATATCCATAAGCAAAAACATAGTCCCTGATGAAATTAAGGGAAGACAGATTCACCACTCATTCCCAATGACACTCTTCCAG CCTCACACTGCTCATTTGAACCATCATACATTGAAGCTTCTCAAGAACTGGACATGGCAGTTTGTTGTGATTCGCCCTGTATGCTCTATTTTAATGATTGTTTTACAAATGTTTGGAGTGTACCCTAGTTGGGTTAGCTGGACCTTTACCATCATTTTAAACATATCCGTTTCACTGGCGTTGTACTCTCTTGTGGTTTTCTACCACGTGTTTGCGAAGGAGTTGGCGCCTCACAAGCCACTAGCCAAGTTCCTGTGTGTCAAAGGAATTGTCTTTTTCGTCTTCTGGCAG GGCATTCTGCTTAGTATTCTGGTATCACTAGGCATAATAAAATCTCACTATTTCTGGCTTGAGGTGGAGCGCCTTCAGGAAGGTATGCAGAATGAACTAGTGATCCTGGAGATGGTTTTCTTCGCTATCCTTATGCGTCATGCATACAGTGCAGCGCCATATCGCGCAGAAGCTGTTACAACTACTTCAGAAGATGCTACTTCTGGAGATAAAAAGAATGAGTGA
- the LOC107024690 gene encoding lysine-specific histone demethylase 1 homolog 2-like: MEKKMEIPNSGGSVSRRPVRRRLASRNYDETVMDKIIDEQLGSPVGKKIRTKKDLEKETEKEALIALSLGFPIDDLLEEEQKAGVVSELDGKEQNDYIVVRNHILAKWRENVHIWLNKGRIREIISVEYEHLVAIAYDFLLSNGYINFGVSSSFECNLPEEPREGSVIIIGAGLAGLAAARQLMAFGFKVTVLEGRNRPGGRVYSEKMGWKGKFAAVDLGGSVITGIHANPLGVLARQLSIPLHSVRDKCPLYKPDGAPVDSVVDSTVELIFNKLLDKVAELRKIVSGLATDVSLGSVLETLRRLYCVAKTKEEKQLLHWHFANLEYANAGCLSELSAAYWDQDDPYEMDGDHCFLVGGNRAMIRALCKGVPIFYGKTVQTIKYGNEGVEVIAGDQLFQADMVLCTVPLGVLKRRSIRFEPELPEKKLEAIDRLGFGLLNKVAMVFPHIFWGEDLDTFGCLNHHSHRRGEYFLFYSYHTVSGGPVLIALVAGDAAQLFESTDPSTLINRVINILKGIYEQKGISVPDPIQSICTKWGSDPFSFGSYSHVRVQSSGSDYDILAENLGGRLFFAGEATIRQHPATMHGAYLSGLREASHISQSMKARQNNPRRTVSKNVRPSNDALEELFEKPDLAFGKLLFVFDPLTCDSNSLGLMRVTFGKSNDELNSEEVDNMPQHLLNPSLQLYTVVSREQAHELQLVKEGNNCKLSDLLEGLGLKLVGANGLGVQGHTLAAKIVKGRRSRSYTAKQKAGESSSQLP; encoded by the exons atggaaaaaaaaatggaaatccCAAATTCAGGGGGTTCAGTCTCAAGGAGACCTGTGAGAAGGAGGTTAGCTTCTAGGAATTATGATGAGACTGTGATGGATAAAATCATAGATGAGCAGTTGGGTAGTCCGGTGGGGAAGAAGATTAGAACGAAGAAAGATTTGGAGAAAGAAACTGAAAAAGAGGCCTTGATTGCTCTTTCTTTGGGCTTCCCAATTGATGACCTTCTTGAAGAAGAACAAAAGGCTGGAGTTGTAAGTGAATTGGATGGGAAAGAGCAGAACGATTACATCGTTGTGAGAAATCATATTCTCGCAAAATGGAGGGAGAATGTGCATATTTGGCTGAACAAAGGAAGGATAAGGGAAATTATAAGTGTTGAGTATGAACATTTGGTAGCCATAGcatatgattttcttttaagtAACGGGTATATAAATTTCGGGGTTTCATCATCATTTGAATGTAATCTTCCTGAGGAACCTAGAGAAGGGTCTGTAATTATCATTGGTGCTGGACTCGCTGGTTTGGCTGCAGCAAGGCAACTGATGGCTTTTGGATTCAAGGTAACTGTCCTTGAAGGTAGGAACCGACCTGGAGGGAGAGTTTATTCTGAGAAAATGGGATGGAAGGGAAAGTTTGCTGCTGTGGATCTTGGTGGCAGTGTTATAACTGGTATCCATGCGAATCCTTTGGGAGTTTTGGCTAGACAACTTTCCATTCCGCTTCACAGTGTTAGAGATAAGTGTCCTTTATACAAGCCTGATGGTGCTCCTGTTGATTCAGTAGTTGATTCCACAGTTGAACTCATTTTCAATAAGCTACTAGACAAAGTTGCTGAACTACGAAAAATCGTAAGTGGATTGGCTACTGATGTCTCGTTAGGCTCCGTTTTGGAGACACTTAGACGATTATATTGTGTGGCTAAAACTAAAGAGGAGAAGCAACTTCTGCATTGGCATTTTGCTAACTTGGAATATGCAAATGCTGGATGCCTCTCGGAACTCTCTGCTGCCTACTGGGATCAGGACGATCCTTATGAAATGGATGGTGATCATTGTTTTCTTGTTGGTGGAAATCGAGCTATGATCAGGGCATTGTGTAAAGGAGTTCCTATATTCTATGGAAAGACCGTTCAGACAATTAAGTATGGAAATGAAGGAGTTGAGGTCATTGCTGGGGACCAACTTTTTCAGGCAGACATGGTCCTATGTACTGTTCCTCTTGGGGTACTAAAAAGAAGATCAATTAGATTTGAACCAGAGTTACCTGAGAAGAAGCTTGAAGCTATTGATAGGCTAGGATTTGGGTTGCTGAATAAAGTTGCCATGGTATTTCCTCATATTTTTTGGGGCGAAGACTTGGATACCTTCGGTTGCCTCAACCATCATAGCCACAGACGAGGAGAGTACTTCTTATTTTACAGTTACCATACTGTTTCTGGGGGTCCAGTACTTATTGCACTTGTTGCTGGTGACGCTGCTCAACTTTTCGAAAGCACAGATCCGTCCACTTTAATTAATCGAGTGATTAACATTCTCAAAG GCATTTATGAGCAAAAGGGAATAAGCGTGCCTGATCCTATACAATCCATATGCACAAAATGGGGAAGTGATCCCTTTTCGTTTGGCTCATATTCACATGTTCGTGTTCAGTCATCTGGCAGTGATTATGACATACTTGCAGAAAATCTCGGAGGTCGGTTGTTTTTTGCTGGAGAGGCTACGATTCGACAACATCCAGCCACCATGCATGGAGCCTATTTGAGTGGCTTAAGAGAAGCTTCTCACATTTCCCAATCCATGAAAGCGAGGCAAAACAATCCAAGGAGAACTGTATCAAAGAATGTTCGACCAAGCAATGATGCATTGGAAGAGTTGTTCGAAAAGCCAGATCTAGCATTCGGGAAGTTGTTATTTGTATTTGATCCCCTCACTTGTGATTCTAATTCTTTAGGACTGATGAGAGTTACTTTTGGAAAATCCAACGACGAGCTTAATTCAGAAGAGGTAGACAATATGCCTCAACATTTATTAAATCCATCACTGCAGCTTTATACAGTTGTCTCTCGTGAGCAAGCACACGAGCTGCAGTTGGTGAAGGAGGGAAACAATTGCAAATTGTCAGATTTGCTTGAAGGTCTTGGGTTAAAGTTAGTGGGAGCGAATGGACTAGGAGTTCAAGGCCATACTTTGGCTGCTAAAATTGTTAAAGGTAGAAGGAGTCGAAGCTATACTGCCAAGCAGAAGGCAGGCGAAAGTAGCAGTCAGTTACCTTGA